One part of the Glycine soja cultivar W05 chromosome 11, ASM419377v2, whole genome shotgun sequence genome encodes these proteins:
- the LOC114376959 gene encoding heavy metal-associated isoprenylated plant protein 33-like produces the protein MSKEEFLKIQKCVLKVNIHCDGCRNKVKKILQKIDGVFTTEIDAEQGKVTVSGNVDPNVLIKKLAKSGKHAELWGAPKGNSNNNQNNMANQFKNMQIDNGKSGANNKGQKGGGVNNQPKGNNQQQQNPQQQQNPQQQLQQHLQQLQQMKGFQDLKLPQFKDMKLPNPNPNPNPKAVKFSLPEDDLSDDELDEYDDEFDDEFDDDDMDDPQHPLNKMMMMKPPMGAKPPIGSVPMGNGAQMMSNSMMNAQKGGNGGGNNGKKGGGGSGGPVPVQVHNMGGGNEGKNGNGGKKEGGGGGNNQTQGGGNKNNGGKNGGGVPEGKNGNNKNNGGGGGIPNNNGNGGKKGNNGMAEGVQAMNMFPNMGGHNPSLVGANVGPMNNMSIPMGNMPMTQMGNIPAVQGLPAAAAMNGGAGAGGGCFQGGVGGGGGPDMMPGNPYQQQQYMAAMMNQQRAMGNDRFQPMMYARPPMAVNYMYPPPYSYPPPPPHEPYSNYFNDENTSSCSVM, from the exons ATGAGTAAAGAAGAGTTTTTGAAGATACAG AAATGTGTTCTCAAAGTGAACATACACTGTGACGGGTGCAGGAACAAAGTTAAGAAAATCTTGCAGAAGATTGATG GGGTGTTTACCACCGAGATAGATGCAGAACAAGGGAAGGTGACAGTTTCAGGGAATGTGGACCCCAACGTTCTCATCAAGAAGCTTGCGAAATCAGGGAAACATGCAGAACTCTGGGGTGCTCCCAAAGgaaacagcaacaacaaccagAACAACATGGCGAACCAGTTCAAGAACATGCAAATTGACAATGGCAAAAGTGGGGCAAACAACAAGGGTCAAAAGGGTGGTGGTGTGAATAACCAGCCAAAGGGTAATAATCAACAGCAGCAGAACCCCCAACAGCAGCAGAACCCTCAACAGCAGCTTCAGCAGCACCTCCAACAGCTTCAGCAGATGAAAGGGTTTCAAGATCTGAAGCTGCCTCAATTCAAGGACATGAAGCTGCCCAACCCGAACCCGAATCCGAATCCGAAAGCGGTTAAGTTCAGTTTGCCTGAGGATGATTTATCTGATGATGAATTAGACGAGTATGACGACGAGTTCGACGACGAGTTTGATGACGATGATATGGATGATCCTCAGCATCCTCTGaataagatgatgatgatgaagccCCCTATGGGTGCTAAGCCTCCTATTGGTAGTGTCCCTATGGGTAATGGGGCTCAGATGATGTCGAACAGTATGATGAATGCTCAGAAAGGTGGCAATGGTGGAGGTAATAATGGGAAGAAAGGAGGTGGTGGTAGTGGAGGACCTGTGCCTGTTCAAGTTCATAACATGGGTGGTGGAAATGAGGGTAAAAATGGAAATGGAGGAAAGAAAGAAGGCGGCGGCGGTGGAAATAATCAAACTCAAGGTGGAGGTAACAAAAACAATGGTGGCAAAAATGGAGGTGGGGTGCCAGAGGGTAAGAatggaaacaacaaaaataatggtggtggtggtggaataCCAAATAACAATGGGAATGGAGGTAAAAAGGGTAATAATGGAATGGCTGAAGGTGTTCAAGCTATGAACATGTTCCCAAACATGGGTGGTCATAATCCTAGTTTGGTTGGGGCTAATGTGGGTCCTATGAATAACATGAGCATCCCTATGGGCAACATGCCCATGACCCAAATGGGCAACATCCCAGCAGTTCAAGGCCTTCCAGCTGCTGCCGCGATGAACGGCGGTGCTGGTGCCGGTGGTGGATGCTTCCAAGGtggtgttggtggtggtggtgggccAGATATGATGCCTGGCAACCCTTACCAACAACAGCAATACATGGCTGCAATGATGAACCAACAAAGGGCAATGGGGAATGATAGATTCCAGCCAATGATGTATGCTAGGCCTCCAATGGCTGTCAATTACATGTACCCTCCTCCTTATAGCtaccctcctcctcctcctcatgAACCATATTCCAACTATTTCAATGATGAGAATACTTCCAGCTGCAGTGTTATGTGA